In the genome of Amia ocellicauda isolate fAmiCal2 chromosome 3, fAmiCal2.hap1, whole genome shotgun sequence, one region contains:
- the fzd2 gene encoding frizzled-2: protein MGAQGTLALIALLLPSCLRVSAQHQGDSGIAVPDHGFCQPISIPLCTDIAYNQTIMPNLVGHYNQEDAGLEVHQFYPLVKVQCSPELKFFLCSMYAPVCTVLEKAIPPCRSICERAKQGCEALMNKFGFQWPERLRCENFPVHGGGPICVGQNDSETGVHAVTTPPVRVPAAGTQGIHVYASPDRPFRCPKVLQVPSYLNYKFLGESDCAAPCEPSKSFGYMFFSESEIRFARVWILIWSSLCCASTLFTVTTYLVDMQRFKYPERPIIFLSGCYTMVSIAYIAGFFLDDKVVCNERFAPESYKTVVQGTKKEGCTILFMMLYFFSMASSIWWVILSLTWFLAAGMKWGHEAIESNSQYFHLAAWSVPAVKTISILAMGQIDGDLLSGVCFVGLNNLDPLRGFVLAPLFVYLFIGTSFLLAGFVSLFRIRTIMKHDGTKTEKLERLMVRIGVFSVLYTVPATVVIACFFYEQAFREHWERSWISHNCKTLAIPCPMHYTPRMTPDFTVYMIKYLMTLIVGITSGFWIWSGKTLQSWRKFYTRLTNSKQGETTV from the coding sequence ATGGGCGCACAGGGGACTCTCGCTTTGATCGCGCTGCtgctcccctcctgtctgcggGTCTCGGCGCAGCATCAGGGGGACAGCGGCATCGCAGTCCCGGATCACGGTTTCTGCCAGCCCATCTCCATCCCACTATGCACGGACATTGCCTACAACCAGACCATCATGCCCAATCTAGTAGGGCACTACAACCAGGAGGACGCGGGCTTGGAGGTGCATCAGTTTTACCCGCTGGTGAAAGTGCAGTGTTCTCCAGAGCTCAAGTTCTTCCTCTGCTCCATGTATGCCCCGGTGTGCACTGTGCTGGAGAAAGCCATCCCCCCGTGTCGGTCCATCTGCGAGCGGGCCAAGCAGGGCTGCGAGGCTCTCATGAACAAATTCGGCTTTCAGTGGCCGGAGAGGCTGCGCTGCGAGAACTTCCCGGTGCACGGCGGTGGGCCGATCTGCGTGGGCCAGAACGACTCGGAGACCGGGGTGCATGCAGTCACCACCCCGCCGGTGCGAGTACCGGCTGCGGGGACCCAAGGGATTCACGTGTATGCCTCCCCGGACAGGCCTTTCCGATGCCCCAAAGTGCTCCAGGTGCCTTCctacttgaattacaaattcCTGGGTGAGTCGGACTGTGCGGCGCCCTGCGAGCCTTCAAAAAGCTTCGGATACATGTTCTTCAGTGAAAGCGAGATCAGGTTCGCCCGGGTCTGGATCCTGATCTGGTCTTCCCTGTGCTGCGCCTCCACTCTGTTCACGGTGACCACCTACTTGGTGGACATGCAGCGCTTTAAATACCCCGAGCGGCCCATCATTTTCTTGTCGGGCTGCTACACCATGGTCTCCATCGCCTACATAGCGGGCTTCTTCCTGGATGACAAAGTGGTCTGCAACGAGCGCTTCGCACCGGAGAGCTACAAGACCGTGGTGCAGGGGACCAAGAAGGAGGGGTGCACGATCTTGTTTATGATGTTGTATTTTTTCAGCATGGCCAGCTCCATTTGGTGGGTTATCCTCTCGCTGACTTGGTTCCTGGCGGCGGGGATGAAATGGGGACACGAAGCCATTGAGTCCAATTCGCAGTACTTCCACCTGGCCGCCTGGTCTGTGCCAGCTGTCAAAACCATCAGCATCCTCGCCATGGGCCAGATCGATGGCGACCTGCTGAGCGGCGTCTGCTTCGTCGGGCTCAACAACCTGGACCCCCTGCGTGGCTTCGTCCTGGCCCCCCTGTTCGTCTACCTGTTCATCGGCACTTCTTTCTTGCTGGCCGGGTTTGTGTCTCTGTTCCGCATCCGCACTATAATGAAGCACGACGGCACTAAGACGGAGAAGCTGGAGCGGCTCATGGTGCGAATCGGGGTGTTCAGCGTGCTGTACACCGTGCCGGCCACCGTCGTCATCGCCTGCTTCTTCTACGAGCAGGCTTTCCGAGAGCACTGGGAGAGGAGCTGGATCAGCCACAACTGCAAGACCCTGGCCATCCCCTGCCCGATGCACTACACCCCGCGGATGACTCCGGATTTTACCGTCTACATGATCAAATATCTCATGACTCTGATTGTGGGGATCACCTCCGGGTTTTGGATCTGGTCTGGCAAGACTTTACAATCGTGGCGCAAGTTTTACACCAGACTCACCAACAGTAAGCAGGGGGAGACCACAGTCTGA